Within the Glycine max cultivar Williams 82 chromosome 12, Glycine_max_v4.0, whole genome shotgun sequence genome, the region TATACACATGACAGTCTGATTTTGTTAACTTTTCCTTGTAAGttgaaaaatttgattaaatgaaAGGTTTTAAAGCATCTTCGTAATTATAATTTCAGCTATAACGTCAaggtttttggatttttttatttatttatattaagaaaacaaaatgtatCTACAATTTCTCACTTACAATGTCAAAACTCGCGACAAAATGATGGTCACAATTGAAAACCTTAGTTATATGCCATGTGGAGATTTAAGCAAATTATAATCACACTCATGACCCACCAATAATTTATCATTAGCTTGGTTCTGATCTCAGGGTAGAAGTCAAAGtcaaatctatttttttcaatttaaaaataaaccagTTGGGTTTCGTGAGTTGTCTTACAACTTGTTTATTGGTTGACTAAGATTGCATACCACCGGCTGGTTCAATGTCTCTAATAAACAACCACATTTTGAATATGTATCACGAAGAAATTGACTAAGACCATAGACACATAATGGTCTAAAACTTCCGAATAATTTTTCCTAGCTATGTAGATCAAAATTTAGGGTGAACAAATGCTGGTGTATGAGCACATTCCAAATGGCACTTTGATGGATAGTCTCTCGGGTACTTTCAATTCCTTCACTACTCCGTTACCATGCatgctaacaaaaactaaaaaattaactattgaCATTTACCCGATAAAAAAAGCATACATATTGTATCAgactcaaatatataaataaatagggATGGAgtgaagagaattttttttctgtaaatTTATACAATCTCATTTCTCTTGACTATTAACAAGAAAACCTCTTATATGCCCATTTCATTGTAAATCACCAAAATTGTTCTTAATACTAAGATGGTTTAACATTCAGTTGTCAATTATAAGCCCCATATCTATTTACCATATCAGTATACTAAAATGGACCTGTTAAGATCCTGATTTTAATACAAACTTGTAGATGAATAACAATGGACATACTGTTGAGATTTTAATACAATCTCATTTCTCTTGTCAATTATTCTTTCCTAAACTAAAGATATCAAACATATTCTCAATAGTTAGAAATACAAAGTAATGGCTTCTTCTTCGTTACCAATTCTAAGACTAGAAATCAGTGTGTCATGGAGAAACTTTGATAAGAGTTAACCGGAACATAACACAAAATAGTAATATAGCTCTGATGCCAATAGTCACAAATTATTAACTCTATCACattacttaaattatttttcttcatttgatttttcCAATGCAGGAAAGTCTGGAATCTGGATGGATTGGATAAGGAGGCTTAAAGTAGCATTAGGTGCAGCCAGGGGTCTGGCCTATTTTCATGAACTTGCTGACCCACCTATCATAACTTATTAAATACTATTATATTACCAGCAAGAGCTTTTACAAAGAGTATGGGCAATCTTCTAACACTTTTTCCCAACTAGACTTTGAACCCTCTCTTCCAACACAATAAGCCCTTTACCCTTCTTCCATCAACATTAATTTAACATTAACATGGAATAAAACGAACCCCacttattacaaataaaaaatatattcttaatcattgatttaaatataaaaaacttccCCTAAACTGCTTACTATCTTTCACTGTTTCTTCAACTAACAGATCCCAAAAGCTACATCTCTCTCAAAAAACTGGATGATTTATTGCCCCTAAAACAAAGTttcaaaatgtataattttcGGTTTTGGTTGGTTTCTGATTTGTGATGGAGATCATCTctgaattatgatttttttgaaaCAGATAAATTCTTCTTCCTCCATGCTTTCTTTCAAAGGGAGTCCATACTGGATGGCACCCGAGGTAAAGtactttttcctttctttttcacaTCTTGTAATTACTTTTGAACAAGAACATCCTTATCTCTTCCACTGTAAGTTTTAATGTATCCTGATGTTTGCTTTCTTAGGTTGTAATGAATACAAATGGCTATAGTCTTCCTGTTGATATATGGAGTTTGGGATGCACAATTCTTGAAATGGCAACATCAAAGCCTCCTTCGAATCAGTATGAAGGGGTATGATTTTGGATATTTAGAACTAGCATGTATTTGCATATTTGCTAGGAGCCTATTTGAAGAGTATGAAGGACCAACATTGTTTTTTCAATGCCTGTATTCACCAGGTAGCTgcaatatttaaaattggtaACAGCAGAGATATGCCTGAAATTCCTGAGATATGCCTGTAAGTAATGTATTCTATTCACTTCATTTTCAtcttatcatcatcatctttcaaatcaattcatatatatttttttttatttgcagcgGATCTTGGGTTCTTGAGCTCTCGTCTGAACGGCCTCAGAATCTGCTTCCCCAAATTGCCACCCACACCCCTCACTGCTTCTCCCTTCCCCACACCCCTCCCTATCGTTGCCAGTGACTACTTTTTCTCTCTCCCTGCTTTCTACAAGTATAATTAACAGTGACAAAACAACATTTTCTGACTTTCATTTGTTCCTGTTTCCACTATTTTCTATacaaacttttgaaaatagaaaatgaagtaaagataacatgatttttttaaaaaataaaattgaaaaaaaaatatattttctctaGGGTTTTAAATATCACTATAGAAGCAGACCTTGGCTGCTACAGGGGATGCTGTAGTAAATAGCAACTGTAGTTGACAGGATAACAGCTCTATGTAGTTGATTCTAGAAAAGCCCTCTAAACAGAGAGGTTAGGCTTTTTCTGGGGGGCTATATTTGGGGTTTCAATTTCTAAAGTGAAACCAAATCTACTTGTAGTagtgaaaatgataaataacaaGACTTCAATTTAGAAAATGATGATTGTTGATTGATAATTCTAATCTTGAAAACTTGCATTTGACTTTTTTGGTATCTTCTTCTGTGTTTTGCTTAAGGCACCTACAACTTTTCGTTGTTGTTTATGAATGTCTTGAATTTTGAGTAGTTTGATAATTTATATGGATATATAGTATATGTagtaaaaactatataaaaaaaattcaaagtagTAGCTATCCTGTGATAGCAGTTTTGGGGTCGGCTGCTACACACTGCTGCTATCTCTGGgttttaaaacactgatttTCTCAAACCATATCACCTCCTATTTTCTTAATAAGAGAACATGAATAACTAAcaatatgttaatattattgcttgttGATGTGAATCTTCAGGCATTTCAGGCATATCTCTGTTGTtaccaattttaaataaaaaacttccCCTAAACTGCTTACTATCTTTCACTGTTTCTTCAAATAACAGATCCCAAAAGCTACATCTCTCTCAAAAAACCGGATGATTTATTGCCCCTAAAACACATTCTTGAATCTCATATTTATaccataaaaaaactaaaaaaaccaaCTTCCCTATCACAAACCTACTAATTTCACTAGCTTTCTTTCTTCAGCAAGGATTAACTTATAGGAATTAAATCTTGTTTGAATGAACTATTATCAAAGGAGTCAAATTGCAGGCATCAATAAGAATTAGAAATTCCAGCACAAACTACATAGCATATGAAAATAGACAAGAAATAAATGAACACCGTGATTTCTAGATCTACGCCTTATTACGCTTAGATTGAACAATAaagatagaaatagaaataataatcgtaggaataatgaaaaatgaaccATCTATTTGAAAAGTGCATCGGTGGAGGCGAGAACTAACCTTGCTTGTGATCGGTACCTTTTTTGGAATAATGCAGAGGGAAAAACTGCTGCAAGAGAGAGAGACAAGGGTGAGAAACTTTGCAAGAATGAAGGAGGTTTTCGATGCCGTCAAACTTTCCGTTGCAGTCAAGAATGAAGGAGGTTTTTGATGCAGTCAAGAGTGAGAGAAGAGGCAAGAACTGACCTTGCTTGTGACCAGCACAAACTTTCCGATGCAGTCACCGGAAACCACCGTCGGCAGCTGAGTGCGAAGGTTTTTGGGAGAAGCCAAGAGAGAGAATAGTGAAAGGATGAAGGATGTTTCGAGAAGCTGTGGTATTCtggcataaaagaatttcaaattctttcataaaaggaaggaatttgaaatgttaatatttaagttaactaaaatcccttatcaaaatactcaaatttcaatttcttttcaaatttctatCCAAACATCTTATTTAATGGAAGAGTaattaaaatcctttaaaaGATTGAATTACCCtattaaatttctccatccaaacatactcttatttaatttgtttggaGTGATTTTACATATGTGAACATGGATTCACAATGACTACATTTTagctaataatttattaaataatactttaatcaattactatctaataattcataaataaaaaattattattttttaaatattttttattacttttatatattcataaatgaatatggaaattattttttcaaatttatagaCTTCACATCACTAATTCTAGTAAACTTAAATTAATGATCAAAATCTaagtataattttgttttttttatttctgataaatgaatatttaattttttttacaaatttttatttcaatacctttaaatatttttcaacaaatgaagaaattttaattttattaaatactattagtgtaataaatatatatatatatatatatatatatatatatatatatatatatatatatatatatatatagacacacacacacacgactatatcaataacaaaaatttgtaatttacaAATTTAGATTTTCTTGTTAAACTAAATTGTCAAATACATACtaataaaattttggaatttatgatatttaacaaatttataaaaaaaaatataattaaattacttatattttaaaaataaataaataacaataatatttatacattcatttttaaataaaaaaaattcttaaattatttattaaaaaaaacttcaaaaaacaaatataattaattaaataaaaacacataaaaatatgcaacaatatttattattaaaaacatattcttacaacaaaaatattaatttatttttaattaaaaaaattattcaattattatttaattaaatactaaattaaaaaataaaaaaaattatgcagattgaaaatttgtataattcataCGGAATCCATATGAAGATTAGCAATCCTTATGGGCAATCCGTATTGAATATACGGATTGTTAATTTGTATACAATATATGCATTCCAATCCTTCAAACGAACCACTCAAACACAtgatcaaaacaaaaacaaagaagagGAAGACACTCACGACGAAGGCAATGGCGGGAAGCGACAGCAACAATCGGAGGCATGGTGTTGACGGCACGAGAAGAGGGAGTGAAAACAAAGAAGGGGGCACACCAGTAGCGTGTagggagagggagaggagaagaagatttttaaatttttaagtgaaTAGCATTTTTGTCACTTCACTTAAATTGATTGTTGGATGCATAAGTATTTATGCTAGGTGCACAAAGCAATTGCCATGAAATGTAAGCCCCAAAACTAACAGATATATTTGGCacgctatttttttatataaaatacatataaattaatataaaaatggaGTCAATTTGACCCAGGCAATGGGTCAACCAAACCAACAAATTTGTGGCCTATATAAATATCGAATCAACCCACTTTCTATGTATTGGACCGAATTGGTCCATTTTGACTACTCtatccatgattttttttttttttgtattaaacattttttggTGAATTAGGTCTAGAGAACTCATTAGGACCGAAGTAGACCTCAAAGCTTAAAAACCACTTATAATATAAGTACTCAGATTgcccaacaacaacaatagggTCTTCATATTGACTTAATTATTCTCtacatttgttttatatatatttctaaaagaCACATCCCTAGATTTCTTATGCACATGCTTACGAATTAGAATATTGGCATTACACAATATTCTATAGTCCATGTTGGTCTGgcacttgttggtgatgaaatGCTTCTTTGTTTCATCCTCTGCTCCTTCTCATAGTATCTACTATTTTTTAGGAGAAAAACAGTTCTTGAAAGAGAACTCCAATAATTATTGCTTCTGTTGTGTATGCATCATTTGTTTATCATTCAGCTCAAGTCTGAAAGCTTAACCCCCCCGGAAACCAACCCTTGAACTACACTTCTCATGAAGTAGCATTATTTTGCACTCATACcttgttttagtttcttttacatctgatataacatattttttgaGTAGCTTCAAAAATTTTGCACATTACCAACTATAATAAGCAAATAAACTTTAACTTATTTTCATTTGGTTCTGTAATAGCAAcatgaaattaataatatattgataaatgGTAGGTCACTAGTCAGTTCAAACTTAAACATGCTTTTtgatcacaaaacaaacaaatttccATTTTCCCTATACTTGTCACCATTCTTACAGGAACTCCTAAAATAGTATTTAACAAAAGAATAAGTGAAGCATATGACTCGTTATTCttgtaaaataatatgaaaCCCATCAATGCTATCAGGTTAGCCTTAAATCCTTCCCAGGTATCTCTCAGATATCATGCCAAGAAAGCTAGTTACCGGAGCAAAGGCCCGCCACACTTTTGTTTCAAGTCAAGAATACTAAATATGTATGTTGATGCAGATGTATTCAAGCAGAAACTTTCTAGGACATGCAAACAAGCACTGAAAACTAATCATGTTTGATTAGACTGtggaagaaaatcacaattttatcaTTGCATAAtgcatatttattgaaaaaagagagagagtaaAACAGACAAATCTTAGTTGCAAAAAAGTAACAAACTGACACAGTCAGAACAGAACAAATCCCTGAGAGTGGAGCTAGAAAGGCAAGCCTTTATGGAAAGGAAGGACTTGTAGGACGAAGCAAGAGAGAATAAAGTTCTCTGTTCTTATAAGGGAACCTAGAGAATGAACAACTTTTTGATAGAATGAGGACCAAGATGAGAGTGACTTCTTTTGTTACACGAATGTCTGACTTTATCGTAGAGAATTGTGTAATTTGAGCTGCCAACTTTCCTAGAATAGCAATATCCATCACTTGTGTAACTGTAATCTTGCTGTGTTTCAGCCAATCCCCTAACAACCAAATTCCCTTTGATAACCATAGTACCCTGAGCATCCTGCATATTTTTGAGAGAgctctttgaaaaaccaaaagCCGAGCTCTTAAACATGTCCACATCAAATCCCAATGTAACATTCGAAACTGATAAAGAAGTATCGTCATCCTGATCCACTTCATCAGTGTCCAAGTATAGGGAAAATTTTCTGTATGTGTCCTCAACAAAGGGTGATGGAAGGTTAGCATGAACACTGTCATtgaaaagaatcacttgattcacaaTTTGCTGATTCCCATTCTTTCCCATCACCATTGAATTGTTGAAAACAAAATCTTGGACAAAACTGGTAGTAACATTCCCATATGAGGATCTGACCCAACCAGCAGACAAAATGGACCTCCTTGCACTAGTCCAGAACTTTCCGTTCAAACCTTCAAAGTCAGTCACCAGAGACTCAACCAAAGGCTTGGCAACAAGATCCACAACTCCTCCTTCTGTCCTACTGCTCTTCCCATCCAACCAAATATGCAAATTTGCATCCACAAACCAAACATTCATCGCGTTCGACACACTGAACCCCACCGAATGGCTCTTCCCATCCAACAAGGTCCCCAAAAGCGGTGTGACCTCCATATCATATGAGGGAAGATCAAATGAGCCAATCCCGGTAATAGGCCTCCACAAGAGGGGATTAACCCCTCCAGTGTAGATCACAGTAAAAGGCCAGACGGCACCAACAACATTCCCATCAAGAGAAACCACAACCTCCCTAAAAGAACCACCCCCAGGCACATCACTGAGGTTGTTGGCAATAAGATACTCATCAGGAGGGTTAGAGTACCAAAACTCATCCCTCTCATGAAATGAAACATAAACCTCCAAAACAGCCCTATAGGCATTCTGGGGCACCCTAAACTCCTTCAAACCCTCATCACTGGAATTCTGAATAGCAAACCACAACCCATCATTCAATGGAAGATTTCTAGAAATGGGCAGGACCAAATCAGCATGGACACCacccccaaatgctgaagctcCAACCTTTGAGCTTGACCCATCAACATATCCCAAAGGGAAAAAGTGCATAGTGACATCAACGAGGTAAACCCCAGTGTAGGTTTTATCCACAATGTTCCCCAGAAAAACAGCAAAGGTTTGATTTTGGGGACTTAGCAACAAGGAGTGGTACCTTGTGATGTCTTTTTCAACACTCCAAACAATGCCAGTGGCTCTTGGCTCTGCGGTGCAACTTCTAAGAAGCTCAACCCCACCAAGCCACACACCGAAAATGCGGTCAAATTGTCTTCCTTTGCAAGTGGCCTTCCATTCCAGCACGATTTGGGAGAATGTGTTGAAGGGGCAATGAGAAGGAGGGGTGTAGGTGGCGAGAACTGGGGGCTGGCCATAGGTGTAGCCGAAGTCGTGGTGGAGAATGTGGTGAGAGCAAGGTTTTGTTTTGGGGTGTTCAATGGGTCTTGCTACCTCAAAGTATTCAGTGGGTGGTGGAGGGTCATTGGAGGATAAAGGTTCAGGGGGGAAATTTGGAGTGAGTTGCTTGAGTTTGTGGAGATTTGATGCGGAAATGGGGTGGTGGAAGAGGGagaggaagatgatgaagaGGAGGAAATAATTGTCCATGTTGTTGGGTTTAGAGGGCTGGGTGATGATTGCTAAGATGATTTATGGTTTGAGAGACTTACGCTATACACAGACTAGATAGTAGGTGTTGTTTTTTGTACTCTTGTCTACTTTTTCCGATTTTGTTTCACAtattagtaaattatttttgttgtcattttttttagtagatttttattgtcatttattgatgggatattaaatatatttatattatagttTTAAATGTTTACTATagaatgaaaaagttaaaaaaaaaaagagtaaaactaAGGGAGTAgttaattaatatgaaagatAAGAAGTATATTAGGAAAGGGAATATTAATGAAGTAATGAAATGACATAAGAAGTATTATTGATGTTTTTCCATGTTATGTGAAAGAAAATAGGATTTCGATCCTCTCCATCAGCTTTTTCTCTCCAGCGCTAGTACTGGCCTTTGGAACCTAAATTTGGCACCACGTTCCGCACCTTTCCAACAGCAACTTTGGATTTTGATGTCAATctcatattaaattaatttaattttcgttgCACGTTTCAATAATtatgttacattaaaaattaaaaattattagaataaaatataaataaattttaacgtaaataacattaattaaatatacatgttAGAATATAAGTGAGATTAAGCCttacattatatataaatgaaaaagttaaactatgtaagtaaagaaaaagactaAAACTTGAgtcttaatatttaaaaaagatcaATTTGCATGTGTGATATATTCAAGACTTACTAATATAAATCTCTTCATGTTTATTCTCCTTGAATTTTCCTACAATGTGTTTACCTCCTAAGATTTTCTAATCCAATATGTTAAGATAAAAATGCAAAACcattatcaaatataaaatgtatGAAAAGATGATGACGTACAATAcataagagaaaaattatgcAAATGAGTGAGACCaaataagtaaaagaaaatgaaaatgtggAGAAGAAAACAGCAAAACAattcattcaaacttataaatGGTTTATACCTTATAGTTAGCTTTTCAATCCATGGGCTCACGTGAATTCAAGGTTAGATCTGACAAAGTtatgttttaaaagttaaaaaattatcttattaaattataaatatttaataaaattatttattgaaataactgaaaaatataaaattacataaagaataaaaataataaaattttatcttaaatagaaaatattagaaaagaaatttaataaatatttaaagataaaaagagaataaatataaaaagttataagtaagaagttagtattttaaaaaatattactttaactaacatataaaataacgtttttaattattataaaaaaaaactcatttaataatccgttaaacaaatttttcatctaataaaaagataaaaaaaaaaactaaataaaatactttgacAAACACACTCTAAACCTTGCAGAAACTATTTAAGGCATAAATGAAAATTAGGCATTGAAGGCTTAGGAGTGGTGTGGTGTCACAATGTGTTGAAGGCTTAAGCGAACATTAGACATTAAATACACGCGCGGAGATTTAGTTTCACGCCATCAAATctgcaaattttatatttttttagcttttaattCCTGAACCATCAGATCAATCCAAAGGCCAGTATTAGTGCTAGAGATGGCTGGAGAGAGAAAGTTGATGGAGAGGATCCAAATCCAAGAAAATAATGAAGTAAGGAAACAATATAAATACAGTCAGCTATAATTATTACATACCATAATATATCACATTAAATATCTAGTTCTTAATATTTTGCAAACGTTAATACTTAAAAGGATTTATACAATATAAACTCCAAAATATTTACATGCACATTATTATGTGATGATTTTCAACTCAGAGCTAACCTCTCTCTGTCTAATGAGGAAAGTAGTTTAGCATAGAAGGAACTGGCGGAAGtgaagaagataaaaataaaatatgaaatttcttTACAAGTCAATATCGGTATAACAAAATTTGTCATAACAAAAAGATAATGCCAAAGCCATGCTATAGGTCCAATCGAAAGGTTTTTATTAAGTtaagaaaaagacaaatttaGTGTATTTCTATCAGTATCATTGTATTAACCATTATATTGGAAATGTCACAAGAAAAGTTTGTCTGATCTCGTAGCTTACTTTATCGTGACCAATCACTGTTTTCATTTATCAGGTCTTTGATATAAAGTAAAGatattctaaattaaattttgttagtaattaacttcattttgttttcttagaGCAGTTTTAATGACCTAACTAATAAAGATACAATTTTCATTCAAACAccttcaaaaaaaaagttttcatccaaacaattaaaacacaaattaaatcaaattcaattaagtttgagaaaaaaaaaaactatatgtatataattaaataaaattaatccttaaaataTCTTACCCCATACTGCCATCCACATTCTTTCTATAAAGACGATCTGAATCATCAAAAGCTTTCCAGCATCATTACCGAATTTTGCTTGTGGCTCTCTCTGACTCTCCAATTAGCTAGCATTCCTCTTTGTTCAATTATGTACTATaacttttttctattaaaatcaTCTGCGTCTTACAAAGTATAATGTAAGAACTGTTGAGAGTAACAATTTTATCAGGCAAAATACCAAAGAACATGTAAAAACAGCAATTTGATAAAGGAAAACTAAGGTGCCATTTGATTTggctatttttattattttccttttcaatgaaaaaacaattgaaaatatatttggtCAG harbors:
- the LOC100783515 gene encoding peptide-N4-(N-acetyl-beta-glucosaminyl)asparagine amidase A — protein: MDNYFLLFIIFLSLFHHPISASNLHKLKQLTPNFPPEPLSSNDPPPPTEYFEVARPIEHPKTKPCSHHILHHDFGYTYGQPPVLATYTPPSHCPFNTFSQIVLEWKATCKGRQFDRIFGVWLGGVELLRSCTAEPRATGIVWSVEKDITRYHSLLLSPQNQTFAVFLGNIVDKTYTGVYLVDVTMHFFPLGYVDGSSSKVGASAFGGGVHADLVLPISRNLPLNDGLWFAIQNSSDEGLKEFRVPQNAYRAVLEVYVSFHERDEFWYSNPPDEYLIANNLSDVPGGGSFREVVVSLDGNVVGAVWPFTVIYTGGVNPLLWRPITGIGSFDLPSYDMEVTPLLGTLLDGKSHSVGFSVSNAMNVWFVDANLHIWLDGKSSRTEGGVVDLVAKPLVESLVTDFEGLNGKFWTSARRSILSAGWVRSSYGNVTTSFVQDFVFNNSMVMGKNGNQQIVNQVILFNDSVHANLPSPFVEDTYRKFSLYLDTDEVDQDDDTSLSVSNVTLGFDVDMFKSSAFGFSKSSLKNMQDAQGTMVIKGNLVVRGLAETQQDYSYTSDGYCYSRKVGSSNYTILYDKVRHSCNKRSHSHLGPHSIKKLFIL